In the genome of Candidatus Amarolinea dominans, one region contains:
- a CDS encoding response regulator, producing the protein MTQVLIVDDQEQNLYLLQVLLGTYGYEVQSARNGIEALEMARREAPDLIITDILMPGMDGFSLCRAWMADEHLRRVPLVFYTATYTDAQDEAFALSLGAARFIVKPAEPDAFVEAVRQVLANHAAQRLAPDEEPRPTDEPFYQQYNHALIRKLEAKMVQLEEANRALERDIAERKRAEAERERLLAQVQAQAKQITQIVESVPDGMLLLDAAGQVLLTNPAARRDLAVLTGAEISARVTALGGRPLAELMAPPPSGQWHELHVGTRTIALTAQPISSAAAPESWLFITNDITELRDQQRYRQMQERLATVGQLAAGIAHDFNNIMGAIMLYAGLLEKAPELAPRHQRYAATIRQQADHAANLIRQILDFSRRAPMERNAHDLLSQAKELVNLLARTLPEHIKLSIRYDRNEYIVQADPTRLQQALMNLALNARDAMPQGGRLTFTLSTLTLAPGQPAPLPDLGPGPWVRVDVADTGTGISPEHLARVFEPFFSTKAPGQGTGLGLAQVYGIIKQHEGAIDVTSQMGVGTTLTLYLPLCAEPAAAPAPASAMDLPTGSETILLVEDNAAARAAVGEALEGLGYRVVSAGTGHEALAALAEPGHGVALVLSDMVMPEMGGLELYRRLRAAHPAVKLLFMTGHALAEGGYEELAQAGVPWLQKPFAVADVAARVRAVLDA; encoded by the coding sequence ATGACCCAAGTCTTGATCGTGGATGACCAGGAACAGAATCTCTACCTGCTGCAGGTGCTGCTGGGGACGTATGGCTACGAGGTGCAGTCAGCCCGCAACGGAATCGAGGCGCTGGAGATGGCGCGCCGCGAGGCGCCGGACCTGATCATCACCGACATCCTGATGCCCGGCATGGATGGTTTCAGCCTGTGCCGCGCGTGGATGGCCGATGAGCATCTGCGCCGTGTGCCGTTGGTCTTCTACACCGCCACTTACACCGATGCGCAGGACGAGGCGTTTGCCCTGAGCCTGGGCGCGGCGCGTTTCATCGTCAAGCCGGCCGAGCCGGATGCCTTCGTTGAGGCGGTGCGCCAAGTGTTGGCAAATCACGCCGCGCAGCGGCTGGCCCCGGACGAGGAGCCGCGCCCGACCGATGAACCTTTTTATCAGCAGTACAATCATGCCCTGATCCGCAAGCTCGAAGCCAAGATGGTGCAGCTCGAAGAGGCGAACCGCGCACTGGAACGCGACATCGCCGAACGTAAGCGGGCGGAGGCCGAACGCGAGCGACTGCTGGCGCAGGTGCAGGCGCAGGCCAAGCAAATCACGCAGATCGTCGAAAGCGTGCCAGACGGGATGCTGCTGCTCGATGCTGCGGGCCAGGTACTGTTGACCAATCCGGCGGCGCGGCGTGATCTGGCCGTGCTGACCGGCGCTGAGATCAGCGCCCGCGTCACCGCCCTGGGCGGCCGGCCGCTCGCCGAACTGATGGCGCCACCCCCATCGGGCCAATGGCATGAACTGCACGTCGGCACTCGCACCATCGCGCTGACGGCTCAGCCCATCAGCAGCGCCGCGGCGCCCGAAAGCTGGCTGTTCATCACCAATGACATTACGGAGCTGCGCGACCAACAGCGCTATCGCCAGATGCAGGAGCGCCTGGCCACCGTCGGCCAACTGGCCGCCGGCATCGCCCATGACTTCAACAATATCATGGGCGCCATCATGCTCTACGCCGGGCTGCTCGAGAAGGCGCCCGAACTGGCCCCGCGCCACCAGCGCTACGCCGCCACTATTCGACAACAGGCCGATCACGCTGCCAACCTCATTCGTCAGATCCTCGACTTCAGCCGGCGCGCGCCCATGGAACGCAATGCCCACGACCTGCTCTCGCAGGCCAAGGAACTCGTCAATCTGCTCGCACGCACCCTGCCGGAACACATCAAGCTCAGCATCCGCTACGACCGCAACGAGTACATCGTTCAGGCCGACCCCACCCGGCTGCAGCAGGCGCTGATGAACCTGGCGCTCAACGCCCGCGATGCCATGCCGCAGGGCGGCCGCCTGACTTTCACCCTTTCGACCCTGACGCTGGCGCCCGGCCAGCCAGCCCCGCTGCCCGACTTGGGGCCGGGGCCGTGGGTGCGTGTGGACGTGGCCGACACGGGGACGGGGATTTCGCCGGAGCACCTGGCGCGGGTCTTCGAGCCGTTCTTTTCGACCAAAGCCCCCGGCCAGGGCACCGGCCTCGGCCTGGCGCAGGTCTACGGTATCATCAAGCAGCACGAGGGCGCCATTGACGTCACCAGCCAGATGGGCGTGGGCACAACCCTTACGCTCTATCTGCCGCTCTGCGCTGAACCGGCGGCCGCACCGGCTCCCGCGTCCGCCATGGACCTCCCGACCGGCAGCGAAACGATCCTGCTGGTGGAGGACAACGCGGCCGCACGCGCAGCGGTGGGCGAGGCGCTGGAGGGGCTGGGCTATCGGGTTGTGTCGGCCGGGACCGGTCACGAGGCGTTAGCCGCGCTGGCTGAGCCAGGGCACGGCGTGGCCCTGGTGCTCAGCGACATGGTGATGCCGGAGATGGGCGGGCTGGAACTCTACCGCCGGCTGCGCGCCGCGCACCCGGCGGTCAAGCTGCTCTTCATGACCGGCCACGCGCTGGCCGAGGGCGGCTACGAGGAGTTGGCGCAGGCCGGCGTGCCCTGGCTGCAGAAGCCCTTTGCCGTGGCCGACGTGGCTGCCAGGGTGCGGGCTGTGCTGGACGCGTAA
- a CDS encoding ABC transporter substrate-binding protein, with the protein MKAPRLIALFFIFSLIVSIPACAATPTRAPTPVTVQLSFLHQAEFAGLYAAEQQGYFAAEGLQVSFVEGGPQVDFIAPVANGTAQFGIAQPADLILSRADGKPVRSIATIYRRSPVVFFALADSGIKRPQDFVGKKIRSITTTEQTLLAMMARIGVKPDQYQLVNLPSDVTLFATGEVPVWSAFVTGLVVEAQRAGYKLNIIYPDDYGIHFYADVIVTTDDLIAKNPVLVTRFLRATLKGWTYAVENPTLIGATVLKYKSNLDPALETTKMIASIPLVNTGEDTIGWMKPEMWAGMEKTLRAQGVLTQTVDVTQVYTLQFIKEIYAK; encoded by the coding sequence ATGAAAGCGCCAAGATTGATTGCTTTGTTTTTCATCTTCAGTTTGATCGTCAGCATCCCAGCGTGTGCGGCAACGCCAACGCGCGCGCCGACGCCGGTCACGGTGCAACTGTCATTCCTGCATCAAGCCGAATTCGCCGGACTGTATGCGGCAGAACAGCAGGGCTATTTCGCGGCAGAAGGGCTTCAAGTCTCATTTGTTGAAGGTGGACCGCAAGTGGATTTCATCGCGCCCGTAGCGAACGGCACGGCGCAGTTTGGCATCGCGCAGCCGGCGGATCTGATTCTCTCGCGCGCGGACGGTAAGCCGGTGCGCAGTATTGCCACCATCTATCGCCGCAGTCCAGTTGTTTTTTTCGCGCTTGCCGATTCCGGCATCAAACGTCCGCAAGATTTTGTCGGCAAAAAGATTCGGAGCATTACGACGACAGAGCAGACTTTGCTCGCGATGATGGCACGCATCGGCGTCAAGCCGGATCAATACCAACTTGTGAATTTGCCATCCGATGTTACGCTGTTTGCTACCGGCGAGGTGCCGGTCTGGAGCGCGTTCGTCACCGGTCTGGTCGTGGAGGCGCAACGCGCCGGCTACAAATTAAATATCATCTATCCCGACGACTATGGCATTCATTTCTATGCGGACGTGATCGTGACGACGGATGACTTGATCGCCAAGAATCCGGTTTTGGTCACGCGCTTTCTGCGTGCCACGCTCAAGGGCTGGACCTACGCGGTCGAAAATCCGACGCTGATTGGAGCGACGGTCTTGAAGTACAAATCCAACCTCGACCCGGCTTTGGAAACGACCAAGATGATCGCGAGCATCCCGCTCGTCAACACCGGCGAAGACACCATCGGCTGGATGAAGCCGGAGATGTGGGCGGGAATGGAGAAAACACTGCGCGCGCAAGGTGTCCTGACTCAAACCGTAGATGTGACGCAAGTCTACACCTTGCAATTCATCAAGGAAATTTATGCCAAATGA
- a CDS encoding response regulator transcription factor — protein MRIVLADDHPIVRQGLRALLEAETDFQLVGEAGDGLEAVGLVERVKPDVLVLDLMMPGLAGFEVARQARQRSPQTRIVILSMHADEGYVLEALTAGASAYVLKKSTTADLVKAIRDAIAGRRFLSPPLSEHLIDAYVEKTKSAPLDSYNTLTPREREVLQLAAEGHTNAKIATRLSISPRTVEMHRASVMRKLGLQNQVELVRYALQRGILAKE, from the coding sequence GTGAGAATTGTGTTAGCCGACGATCACCCCATCGTCCGACAGGGCTTGCGCGCTCTGCTGGAAGCCGAGACCGATTTCCAACTTGTCGGCGAAGCCGGAGATGGACTCGAAGCGGTTGGGCTGGTCGAGCGCGTCAAGCCGGACGTGTTAGTGCTCGACCTGATGATGCCGGGGCTTGCCGGTTTTGAAGTCGCGCGGCAAGCCAGGCAGCGCTCGCCGCAGACGCGCATCGTGATCCTCTCGATGCACGCCGACGAGGGCTACGTCCTCGAAGCATTGACCGCCGGCGCGAGCGCGTACGTTCTCAAAAAGTCCACCACCGCCGATCTGGTGAAGGCGATTCGGGATGCCATCGCCGGTCGGCGGTTTCTCAGCCCGCCGCTTTCTGAGCATCTGATTGACGCCTACGTCGAAAAGACGAAGAGCGCGCCGCTTGATTCGTACAACACGCTCACTCCGCGCGAGCGCGAGGTCTTGCAACTCGCCGCCGAAGGTCACACGAACGCTAAAATAGCCACGCGTCTGTCCATCAGCCCCCGCACGGTGGAAATGCACCGCGCCAGTGTCATGCGCAAACTCGGTCTCCAAAATCAAGTCGAACTGGTTCGTTACGCTTTGCAGCGAGGAATCCTGGCGAAAGAATAA
- a CDS encoding isoprenylcysteine carboxylmethyltransferase family protein, with translation MNTKLMVRYAIRETLGLLGMGVALFWPAGRLDWWPGWAALAVMAAWIAAMAITLIRLNPGLLAERLGPRKGAKPWDTAIMSLLGLIQLARYIIAGLDQRYDWTGGLPAVAQLAALALCVLGYALVVWATASNAFFSQIVRIQSERGHTVVRGGPYRYVRHPAYIGAILFELAVPVLLASWPALIISGLSVLLLILRTALEDRTLQVELIGYAGYARQVRYRLLPGIW, from the coding sequence ATGAACACCAAGCTCATGGTACGATATGCCATTCGCGAGACCCTTGGTCTCCTTGGCATGGGCGTAGCACTGTTCTGGCCCGCCGGGCGGCTGGACTGGTGGCCGGGCTGGGCCGCGCTCGCGGTCATGGCCGCCTGGATCGCGGCGATGGCCATCACCCTCATCCGCCTCAACCCAGGCCTGCTGGCTGAGCGCCTGGGGCCGCGTAAGGGGGCCAAGCCGTGGGACACCGCCATCATGAGCCTTCTGGGCCTGATCCAGTTAGCGCGCTACATCATCGCCGGACTGGATCAGCGTTATGACTGGACAGGCGGCTTGCCTGCGGTGGCGCAGCTTGCTGCGTTGGCCCTGTGTGTGCTGGGTTATGCCCTGGTGGTCTGGGCGACGGCTTCCAACGCGTTCTTCTCGCAGATTGTGCGCATTCAGTCTGAGCGCGGCCACACGGTCGTCCGTGGCGGCCCGTACCGCTACGTGCGGCATCCGGCCTACATCGGCGCAATTCTATTTGAACTGGCTGTGCCGGTTTTGCTCGCTTCCTGGCCTGCTTTGATCATCAGCGGCTTGAGCGTCCTCCTGCTCATCCTCCGCACGGCACTCGAAGACCGCACCTTGCAGGTGGAGTTGATCGGCTATGCCGGCTATGCGCGCCAGGTGCGTTATCGCCTGTTGCCGGGCATTTGGTAG
- a CDS encoding FadR family transcriptional regulator has translation MTTQTADHPHNDEAHRSFGRSVLALEARMTTCEPAFRALRREKLSEQISRQLLSAITQGYYAEGNRLPPERDLADMFQTSRVAVREALMTLAAKGILNVEHGRGSTVNPRMHWNVLDAGLFMLQNGELAFEQLNEVRTILEPEMAALAAERATPAGLTAMAALIAQPHAENVEEHVEFDTSFHLEIAKASQNTVLLILMSSITDLLRESRRRTFQVAGELERAWECHRQVYDAIAAHDPVAARQAMADHMVQVREATARYQAAE, from the coding sequence ATGACAACACAAACAGCAGACCACCCGCACAATGACGAAGCGCACCGTTCGTTCGGGCGCTCTGTGCTGGCGCTGGAGGCGCGTATGACCACGTGTGAACCTGCCTTTCGGGCGTTACGGCGTGAAAAATTAAGCGAACAGATCAGCCGGCAGCTCCTGTCGGCCATTACGCAGGGCTACTACGCAGAGGGCAACCGGCTCCCTCCGGAACGCGACCTGGCCGACATGTTCCAGACCAGTCGCGTGGCGGTGCGCGAAGCCTTGATGACCCTGGCCGCGAAGGGTATTCTGAACGTGGAGCATGGCCGAGGCTCCACCGTGAACCCGCGCATGCATTGGAATGTGCTGGACGCTGGTCTGTTCATGCTGCAGAACGGCGAACTGGCCTTCGAGCAGTTGAACGAAGTGCGGACCATCCTGGAACCGGAAATGGCTGCACTGGCCGCAGAACGGGCGACCCCGGCAGGCCTAACGGCCATGGCCGCACTCATCGCCCAACCTCATGCAGAAAATGTCGAGGAGCATGTGGAGTTCGACACCAGTTTTCATCTTGAAATCGCGAAGGCGAGCCAAAATACGGTCCTCCTGATCCTGATGTCGTCCATTACGGATTTGTTACGCGAGAGCCGCCGGCGCACCTTTCAGGTGGCGGGCGAGTTAGAGCGGGCCTGGGAGTGCCATCGTCAGGTCTATGACGCGATTGCCGCGCATGATCCTGTTGCCGCACGCCAGGCGATGGCCGATCACATGGTCCAGGTGCGCGAGGCCACGGCTCGCTACCAGGCCGCCGAATGA
- a CDS encoding 2-oxo acid dehydrogenase subunit E2, whose translation MTRPRFSVPHQRPCPCPASQAAHRWRVNCCLHGVDTFTPIITPPQAAILGIGRLLRKPVVVADDRIEARTRLSLSLTFDHRLVDGAPAARFLARVTQLIELPYLTRRCWNWKKCFTSTKDRRQPCQNHRAGTPPSPIRLPAAALIWPA comes from the coding sequence ATGACGAGACCACGATTTTCCGTTCCTCATCAGCGTCCTTGTCCGTGCCCGGCCAGTCAGGCAGCGCACCGCTGGCGAGTGAACTGCTGCTTGCATGGGGTGGATACCTTTACGCCCATCATCACGCCGCCGCAAGCTGCCATTCTGGGCATCGGCCGTCTGTTACGCAAGCCGGTGGTGGTTGCTGACGACCGCATCGAGGCGCGGACCCGGCTGAGCCTCAGTTTGACCTTCGATCATCGCCTGGTTGATGGTGCGCCGGCCGCGCGTTTCCTGGCACGGGTCACGCAGTTGATCGAGTTACCCTACCTAACGAGGCGATGCTGGAACTGGAAGAAGTGTTTCACCTCGACTAAGGACAGGAGGCAGCCATGCCAGAATCACAGAGCGGGTACGCCGCCCTCGCCGATACGCTTGCCGGCCGCGGCCTTGATCTGGCCCGCGTGA
- a CDS encoding response regulator — protein sequence MIMPAHPLRVLLVDDNETFLKILTRFLQENHGGEFVVVGTATGSSEALAQANALHQQVILLDFDLHEGQRPALIRDLRSALPQVGIIAMTLQDPGVYDYCRQVALADGADDLILKNVLTTELLPCIRRVVHARQTPVGG from the coding sequence ATGATTATGCCTGCACACCCGTTGCGCGTCCTGTTGGTGGACGACAACGAAACTTTTCTGAAAATTCTTACGCGCTTTCTGCAAGAGAACCACGGCGGAGAATTTGTTGTTGTCGGGACAGCCACGGGAAGCTCGGAGGCATTGGCTCAAGCCAACGCTTTGCACCAGCAGGTCATTCTCCTCGATTTTGACCTGCACGAGGGACAACGCCCCGCGCTCATTCGCGACTTGCGGAGTGCGCTACCGCAGGTCGGCATCATTGCGATGACATTGCAGGACCCTGGCGTCTATGATTACTGTCGGCAGGTGGCGCTAGCCGACGGAGCAGATGATCTCATTCTCAAGAATGTTCTCACTACAGAACTACTGCCATGTATTCGGCGAGTAGTGCATGCGAGGCAAACACCAGTCGGAGGTTGA
- a CDS encoding GNAT family N-acetyltransferase, which yields MTQMPVLETARLLVRPFVLEDLQDVYQLLDVELSDTDLRTDKMETLTERAQWLQWAVLNDAQLAQLHQPPYGDRAVVLKSTGQLIGACGFVPCLAPFEQLPGFAPGDLLGGAGLYSTEFGLFYAISPAHQRHGYATEAAQALIHYAFRHLRLRRVIATTMDDNVASIGVMRKLGMRIENNPSPEPPWLQVVGVLENL from the coding sequence ATGACCCAAATGCCCGTTCTCGAAACCGCACGCCTCCTGGTTCGGCCTTTTGTGCTCGAAGACTTGCAGGACGTTTATCAACTCCTCGATGTTGAGTTGAGCGACACGGACCTCCGTACCGACAAGATGGAGACCCTGACCGAACGCGCCCAGTGGTTGCAGTGGGCGGTGCTGAATGACGCGCAACTCGCGCAGCTCCACCAGCCGCCGTACGGTGATCGCGCGGTGGTCCTCAAGTCAACAGGGCAACTGATCGGCGCTTGTGGTTTTGTGCCCTGCCTGGCCCCCTTTGAACAGTTGCCTGGCTTCGCCCCTGGCGACCTTTTGGGAGGCGCCGGCCTTTACTCAACGGAGTTTGGCCTATTCTATGCGATTTCCCCAGCACATCAGCGCCACGGCTACGCAACGGAGGCCGCGCAAGCGCTGATCCATTATGCGTTCCGGCATTTGCGGCTCCGGCGTGTGATCGCGACGACGATGGATGACAATGTCGCTTCGATAGGGGTGATGAGAAAGCTGGGCATGCGGATCGAGAACAATCCGTCTCCCGAACCGCCGTGGTTGCAGGTGGTGGGCGTTCTTGAGAACCTCTGA
- a CDS encoding ABC transporter substrate-binding protein produces the protein MNMSNRNFLMVLFLLVGALLGVSACASATPTRALTPITMQLKYLHQAQFAGFYAADQNGYYAAEGLKVNFIEGGPTVDLKKAVLDGTAQFGLTAPEVMIAARAQGESLRAIAVIFRRNPAVFMTLANSGITRPQDFVGKTIQYNATMGLILNAMLARAGISSSVYTEVNVGSDLGPFYSGQVQVWNAFLTNEVLIAQSAGYKVNIIYPDDYGIHFYSDTLYAKDDYIAANPDLVLRFLRATLKGWTYAVENPVQIAPMVAKYNPNANLAHETAQMTAGLPLINTGEDHIGWMKPEIWSGMEKTLREQKVLTKPVDVTQVYTLQFLQEIYK, from the coding sequence ATGAACATGTCCAATCGCAATTTCCTGATGGTACTCTTCCTGCTCGTCGGCGCACTCCTTGGCGTCTCCGCTTGCGCGTCAGCGACGCCAACGCGGGCGTTGACGCCGATCACCATGCAACTCAAATATCTGCACCAGGCGCAGTTTGCGGGTTTTTATGCCGCCGACCAAAATGGCTATTATGCCGCCGAGGGGTTAAAAGTCAACTTTATCGAAGGCGGGCCAACAGTGGATCTGAAGAAAGCGGTACTGGATGGCACAGCCCAATTCGGGCTCACCGCTCCGGAAGTAATGATCGCCGCGCGAGCGCAGGGGGAATCGCTGCGTGCTATCGCCGTCATTTTCCGGCGCAACCCCGCGGTGTTCATGACCCTAGCCAATTCGGGTATCACCCGCCCGCAGGATTTCGTTGGAAAGACAATCCAATATAACGCGACGATGGGTTTGATCCTGAATGCGATGCTGGCTAGGGCAGGTATTTCATCCAGTGTTTATACCGAAGTTAATGTGGGTTCCGATCTAGGACCGTTTTATTCCGGTCAGGTTCAAGTCTGGAACGCTTTTTTAACGAACGAAGTTCTCATCGCGCAGTCGGCTGGCTATAAAGTCAATATTATTTATCCGGATGACTACGGCATTCACTTTTACTCCGATACGCTTTATGCCAAAGACGATTACATTGCCGCAAACCCCGACCTGGTGCTACGTTTCTTGCGTGCCACACTCAAGGGTTGGACGTACGCCGTCGAGAATCCGGTTCAGATCGCGCCAATGGTTGCCAAATACAATCCAAATGCAAACCTCGCGCACGAGACCGCTCAAATGACTGCGGGGTTGCCGCTCATCAACACCGGCGAAGATCACATCGGGTGGATGAAACCAGAGATTTGGTCAGGGATGGAGAAAACATTGCGTGAGCAAAAGGTATTGACCAAGCCGGTGGACGTGACGCAGGTGTATACGTTGCAGTTCTTGCAGGAGATATACAAATGA
- a CDS encoding PAS domain S-box protein: MDATHLRIIIGDDEPAAAEAIRRAFEAADIAVGIETDTQGAIGLLRDIDARKQTEDALRGRVEELAALQATVLDIAAQHDLPTLLHTIVERAAQLLGARSGGMYLCDPARGEVRCVVSYNTPHDYTGTILAYGEGAASHAAIAVENTRLYEEAQTEIAERKRAEEALRESETRFRLLTELISDYAYELRIRPDGTPRGEWLTESFTSMFGYSLEENQARGGLFSIVLPEDLPIATEHFQRVAAGKADVTEMRFVTRGGETRWLRDYARPVWDDARQKVTRIFGAAQDITERKRVEEAMTTERSLLRTLVDNLPDSVYVKDLAGRKTLANPADIRKMGVASAAEALGKTDFEVFPPDLAAIFDADDQHVIQTGQPVLNREERFILPDGSQGWQLTSKVPLRDRAGQVIGLIGIGHDITERKRAEEALRESEARFRVIFERANDAIHVDNADDQILQVNPRMGELTGYSREELLTMRVSDLQAPEVRGQSGNVVRNELARHGHVAFESLNLHRSGRRIPIEVSVACIESAQGDLYVSIVRDITERKQAEEEQRKSAEELQWLFKSMINAFVIFESVFDDGGNFISYRFVYINDAYERITGVKNEEVKSKTVHEVWPETEPEWVKRYGEVAVTGISQTFDLYHDPTRKLYHCIVYRPWNRKDRFCVIFEDITERKRAEEERERLFQEVQRARDQLQALSRRLVEVQETERRHIARELHDEVGQLLTGLKMLLETNSHLPADTLRSRLSNAQSLVEQLLEQVQGMSLDLRPTMLDDLGLLPALLWFAKRFADQTGVRVHLEHAGLDRRFASEIETAVYRIVQEALTNVARHADVKEAIARLWATQDTLHVQVEDRGKGFHVQAALVAPISSGLSGMRERAVALGGNLMIESTPGVGTHVVLEVPLSGSLERKTKEGRE, encoded by the coding sequence ATGGACGCCACCCATCTGCGGATCATCATCGGAGACGACGAGCCGGCGGCCGCCGAGGCCATCCGTCGCGCCTTCGAGGCTGCCGACATCGCGGTCGGGATCGAGACCGATACACAGGGCGCCATCGGTTTGCTGCGCGACATCGACGCGCGTAAACAGACGGAAGATGCGCTGCGCGGCCGGGTCGAAGAGCTCGCAGCGCTGCAGGCAACGGTGCTCGATATCGCCGCTCAGCACGATTTACCTACCCTGCTCCATACGATCGTCGAGCGGGCGGCGCAGTTGCTGGGCGCGCGCAGTGGTGGGATGTACCTCTGCGACCCGGCCCGCGGAGAGGTCCGCTGCGTGGTGAGCTACAACACCCCACACGATTACACCGGCACGATCCTTGCCTATGGTGAGGGTGCGGCCAGCCATGCAGCCATTGCTGTGGAGAATACCCGTTTGTATGAGGAAGCGCAGACCGAGATCGCCGAGCGCAAGCGCGCGGAGGAGGCGTTGCGCGAATCCGAGACGCGTTTTCGCCTGTTGACCGAACTTATCTCGGATTACGCGTACGAGCTCCGCATCCGGCCGGACGGAACCCCGCGGGGCGAATGGCTGACCGAATCATTCACCTCCATGTTTGGTTACTCGTTAGAGGAAAATCAAGCGCGCGGCGGACTTTTCAGCATCGTCCTGCCGGAAGATTTGCCAATTGCGACTGAGCATTTCCAGCGCGTGGCGGCAGGAAAGGCGGACGTGACGGAAATGCGTTTCGTGACGCGCGGCGGCGAGACGCGCTGGTTGCGCGATTATGCGCGCCCGGTGTGGGACGACGCGCGGCAAAAGGTAACCCGCATTTTTGGCGCGGCGCAGGACATCACCGAACGCAAGCGGGTGGAGGAAGCGATGACTACCGAGCGGTCGCTGCTGCGCACCCTGGTGGACAACCTGCCCGACTCGGTTTACGTGAAGGACCTCGCCGGCCGTAAGACCCTGGCCAATCCGGCTGACATCCGCAAAATGGGCGTCGCCTCGGCGGCGGAGGCGCTGGGCAAGACCGACTTCGAGGTCTTTCCTCCTGACCTGGCCGCAATCTTCGACGCCGATGACCAGCATGTCATCCAGACGGGCCAGCCCGTGCTCAATCGCGAAGAGCGCTTCATCCTGCCGGATGGCAGCCAGGGCTGGCAATTGACTTCCAAGGTGCCGCTGCGCGACCGCGCCGGCCAGGTGATCGGCCTGATCGGCATCGGCCACGACATCACCGAACGCAAGCGGGCGGAGGAGGCGCTGCGTGAGAGCGAGGCGCGCTTCCGCGTCATCTTCGAGCGCGCCAATGACGCCATCCACGTGGATAACGCCGATGACCAAATCCTCCAGGTCAATCCGCGCATGGGCGAGCTGACGGGCTACAGCCGCGAGGAACTGCTCACGATGCGCGTTTCGGACCTGCAAGCGCCGGAAGTGCGCGGACAATCCGGCAACGTCGTCAGAAACGAACTGGCGCGTCACGGGCATGTCGCGTTCGAAAGCCTGAATCTCCATCGCAGTGGGCGGCGCATCCCCATCGAAGTCAGCGTCGCGTGCATCGAAAGCGCCCAAGGCGACTTGTATGTGTCCATCGTGCGCGACATCACTGAGCGCAAGCAGGCGGAGGAGGAACAGCGGAAGAGCGCGGAGGAACTGCAGTGGCTCTTCAAGAGCATGATCAACGCGTTCGTCATCTTCGAGTCTGTCTTCGATGATGGCGGCAATTTCATCAGCTATCGGTTTGTCTACATCAACGACGCTTATGAGCGTATCACCGGGGTTAAGAACGAGGAGGTAAAGAGCAAGACAGTCCATGAGGTATGGCCCGAGACCGAACCGGAATGGGTCAAGAGGTACGGCGAGGTCGCTGTCACAGGTATTTCCCAGACGTTCGACCTGTATCACGATCCGACGAGGAAGCTATATCACTGCATTGTCTATCGTCCCTGGAATAGGAAGGATCGCTTCTGCGTGATCTTTGAAGACATCACCGAGCGCAAGCGCGCGGAAGAAGAACGGGAAAGATTGTTCCAAGAGGTGCAGCGCGCGCGCGATCAACTGCAAGCCCTTTCCCGCCGCCTGGTCGAGGTTCAAGAAACCGAACGCCGCCACATCGCGCGTGAACTCCACGATGAAGTCGGTCAGCTTCTCACCGGGTTAAAAATGTTGTTGGAAACCAATAGTCACTTGCCGGCAGATACCCTGCGCTCTCGTTTGAGCAATGCGCAATCGCTCGTGGAGCAACTGCTGGAGCAGGTGCAAGGCATGTCGCTCGATCTACGCCCGACGATGCTGGATGATCTGGGCTTGTTGCCCGCGCTCCTCTGGTTTGCGAAACGCTTTGCCGACCAAACCGGCGTCCGCGTTCACCTTGAACATGCGGGGCTGGACCGACGCTTTGCGTCTGAAATCGAGACGGCGGTGTACCGCATCGTGCAGGAGGCGCTGACGAATGTTGCCCGTCACGCCGACGTGAAAGAAGCAATCGCGCGTCTCTGGGCGACTCAGGATACGCTCCATGTCCAGGTCGAAGATCGTGGCAAGGGGTTTCACGTACAAGCCGCACTGGTTGCACCCATCTCTAGCGGTCTCTCTGGAATGCGTGAGCGCGCCGTTGCGCTCGGCGGCAATTTGATGATAGAATCAACCCCAGGCGTTGGCACGCACGTTGTTCTGGAAGTGCCTTTGAGCGGATCGCTTGAACGGAAAACGAAGGAGGGGCGAGAGTGA